In the genome of Candoia aspera isolate rCanAsp1 chromosome 1, rCanAsp1.hap2, whole genome shotgun sequence, one region contains:
- the LOC134487258 gene encoding uncharacterized protein LOC134487258 isoform X2: protein MAAVPDYYKLLEIPRDASDNDIKKAYRKKALQWHPDKNPERKNFAEQKFKEVTEAYEVLSDKAKRERYDCYGDGLTTVPEEELGFTFRSPWDVFREMFGTSDSYSGVSITFGPKRSLCFFTLDPKVFSLKNIITRKRSAEKDSEQVEGKDERELKSVEVPDEEESNKGEAVDSEIQAGSESVPEYKEDDGCGLDPECETPDEEDEPLEEYESYDNWNSPSGGFEAGKEEGPYSNPSSSIYGCHYGSRPHTVYGVTSGSTSPRYYAKKYGTHRYITSPIYEPQSAYELYDSQYGCEDSPVDESQYEYESSPPPESRYVYENSWGHKSQCSYEGNSPCEWQYGYETPPIYETQYGGKTSSGFESPYEYNCSPTYDWPLQQNESETKDASTPEYEIPANWKKLQQDYTSSLGNTEPEDKPNPSFRRTDSTQTLKKLLDGYCPVVGSKTPLGHREGAPNSNRATPLSTALVLPSHEQGNIQQTPLPNGARKRSSDNPDGLLSGMRKFLDGTRKLLCRGNNLPKDQFPEGAKWTSQLPNIKSSPQRGMRPLHGGGSHLLHGNNLFLDNPSKPKVERNLGMGQGAPPPLSRGGYWTRRGMTSHLPDISSRLLGSVNRLPGRGFSPLTPHSSSFYNS, encoded by the exons ATGGCTGCTGTGCCGGACTATTATAAGCTTTTAGAAATTCCTCGGGATGCCTCTGACAACGATATTAAAAAGGC GTACAGGAAAAAAGCCCTGCAGTGGCACCCAGATAAAAATCCAGAAAGGAAGAATTTTGCAGAACAGAAGTTCAAAGAAGTTACAGAAGCTTATGAAGTGCTGTCAGACA AGGCCAAGAGGGAACGTTATGACTGCTATGGGGATGGACTCACAACAG TTCCTGAAGAAGAGTTGGGATTCACTTTCCGCAGCCCCTGGGATGTTTTCCGAGAGATGTTTGGGACCTCAGACTCCTATTCTG GTGTTTCAATAACTTTTGGCCCCAAAAGATCTTTATGTTTCTTCACTCTTGATCCTAAAGTCTTCAGTTTAAAAAACATCATCACCAGGAAAAG GTCTGCAGAGAAGGATTCTGAACAAGTAGAGGGAAAGGATGAGAGAGAACTAAAATCTGTTGAAGTTCCTG ATGAGGAAGAAAGCAACAAGGGAGAAGCGGTGGACAGTGAAATACAGGCAGGGTCTGAGTCTGTACCAGAATACAAGGAAGATGATGGATGTGGGTTAGATCCTGAGTGTGAGACTCCTGATGAAGAAGATGAGCCCCTGGAAGAATATGAGTCCTATGATAATTGGAACAGCCCCTCTGGGGGATTTGAAGCTGGGAAGGAGGAGGGGCCTTATTCAAATCCTTCCTCTTCCATATATGGATGTCACTATGGATCCAGGCCCCACACTGTTTATGGGGTGACATCTGGATCCACATCTCCCCGGTACTATGCAAAGAAATATGGGACACATAGATATATCACCTCTCCTATATATGAGCCACAAAGTGCGTATGAACTGTATGATTCACAATATGGCTGCGAGGACTCCCCTGTTGATGAGTCACAATATGAATATGAATCCTCCCCTCCACCTGAGTCACGCTATGTATATGAAAATTCCTGGGGGCACAAGTCTCAATGCAGCTATGAGGGCAATTCTCCATGTGAGTGGCAATATGGATACGAGACTCCTCCGATATATGAAACGCAATATGGGGGCAAAACCTCCTCAGGATTTGAATCCCCCTATGAATACAATTGCTCTCCTACATACGACTGGCCCCTACAGCAGAATGAGTCAGAGACCAAAGATGCTTCAACTCCTGAATATGAGATCCCTGCTAATTGGAAAAAACTGCAGCAGGACTACACATCCTCTCTAGGGAACACTGAACCAGAAGACAAACCCAACCCTTCTTTTAGAAGGACTGATAGTACCCAAACACTGAAGAAACTATTGGATGGGTATTGTCCAGTAGTTGGAAGCAAGACCCCTCTGGGTCACAGGGAAGGAGCACCCAACTCAAATAGGGCCACTCCTCTGAGTACTGCACTAGTTTTACCTTCTCATGAGCAAGGCAACATCCAGCAGACTCCGCTACCAAACGGAGCAAGGAAACGATCATCGGACAACCCAGATGGGCTTCTCAGTGGCATGAGGAAATTTTTGGATGGAACAAGGAAGCTTTTATGTAGAGGGAACAATCTTCCAAAAGATCAATTTCCAGAAGGAGCCAAGTGGACCAGCCAACTTCCAAACATAAAGAGCTCACCCCAGAGGGGGATGAGGCCATTGCATGGTGGTGGAAGTCATCTTCTGCATGGAAACAACTTGTTTTTAGACAATCCCAGCAAGCCCAAAGTGGAGAGGAACCTGGGCATGGGCCAAGGAGCTCCACCGCCTCTCTCAAGAGGAGGCTATTGGACACGAAGGGGAATGACATCTCATCTTCCAGATATTTCAAGCAGGCTCCTGGGCTCCGTAAATAGGCTTCCAGGCAGGGGCTTCTCTCCCTTGACTCCCCATTCCAGCTCTTTCTATAACTCCTAA
- the LOC134487258 gene encoding uncharacterized protein LOC134487258 isoform X1 — MAAVPDYYKLLEIPRDASDNDIKKAYRKKALQWHPDKNPERKNFAEQKFKEVTEAYEVLSDKAKRERYDCYGDGLTTVPEEELGFTFRSPWDVFREMFGTSDSYSAKKDDEVPWYLRGPLFSISISEDSGVSITFGPKRSLCFFTLDPKVFSLKNIITRKRSAEKDSEQVEGKDERELKSVEVPDEEESNKGEAVDSEIQAGSESVPEYKEDDGCGLDPECETPDEEDEPLEEYESYDNWNSPSGGFEAGKEEGPYSNPSSSIYGCHYGSRPHTVYGVTSGSTSPRYYAKKYGTHRYITSPIYEPQSAYELYDSQYGCEDSPVDESQYEYESSPPPESRYVYENSWGHKSQCSYEGNSPCEWQYGYETPPIYETQYGGKTSSGFESPYEYNCSPTYDWPLQQNESETKDASTPEYEIPANWKKLQQDYTSSLGNTEPEDKPNPSFRRTDSTQTLKKLLDGYCPVVGSKTPLGHREGAPNSNRATPLSTALVLPSHEQGNIQQTPLPNGARKRSSDNPDGLLSGMRKFLDGTRKLLCRGNNLPKDQFPEGAKWTSQLPNIKSSPQRGMRPLHGGGSHLLHGNNLFLDNPSKPKVERNLGMGQGAPPPLSRGGYWTRRGMTSHLPDISSRLLGSVNRLPGRGFSPLTPHSSSFYNS, encoded by the exons ATGGCTGCTGTGCCGGACTATTATAAGCTTTTAGAAATTCCTCGGGATGCCTCTGACAACGATATTAAAAAGGC GTACAGGAAAAAAGCCCTGCAGTGGCACCCAGATAAAAATCCAGAAAGGAAGAATTTTGCAGAACAGAAGTTCAAAGAAGTTACAGAAGCTTATGAAGTGCTGTCAGACA AGGCCAAGAGGGAACGTTATGACTGCTATGGGGATGGACTCACAACAG TTCCTGAAGAAGAGTTGGGATTCACTTTCCGCAGCCCCTGGGATGTTTTCCGAGAGATGTTTGGGACCTCAGACTCCTATTCTG CCAAGAAAGATGACGAGGTCCCATGGTACTTGCGAGGCCCTTTATTTTCCATCTCCATTTCAGAAGATTCAG GTGTTTCAATAACTTTTGGCCCCAAAAGATCTTTATGTTTCTTCACTCTTGATCCTAAAGTCTTCAGTTTAAAAAACATCATCACCAGGAAAAG GTCTGCAGAGAAGGATTCTGAACAAGTAGAGGGAAAGGATGAGAGAGAACTAAAATCTGTTGAAGTTCCTG ATGAGGAAGAAAGCAACAAGGGAGAAGCGGTGGACAGTGAAATACAGGCAGGGTCTGAGTCTGTACCAGAATACAAGGAAGATGATGGATGTGGGTTAGATCCTGAGTGTGAGACTCCTGATGAAGAAGATGAGCCCCTGGAAGAATATGAGTCCTATGATAATTGGAACAGCCCCTCTGGGGGATTTGAAGCTGGGAAGGAGGAGGGGCCTTATTCAAATCCTTCCTCTTCCATATATGGATGTCACTATGGATCCAGGCCCCACACTGTTTATGGGGTGACATCTGGATCCACATCTCCCCGGTACTATGCAAAGAAATATGGGACACATAGATATATCACCTCTCCTATATATGAGCCACAAAGTGCGTATGAACTGTATGATTCACAATATGGCTGCGAGGACTCCCCTGTTGATGAGTCACAATATGAATATGAATCCTCCCCTCCACCTGAGTCACGCTATGTATATGAAAATTCCTGGGGGCACAAGTCTCAATGCAGCTATGAGGGCAATTCTCCATGTGAGTGGCAATATGGATACGAGACTCCTCCGATATATGAAACGCAATATGGGGGCAAAACCTCCTCAGGATTTGAATCCCCCTATGAATACAATTGCTCTCCTACATACGACTGGCCCCTACAGCAGAATGAGTCAGAGACCAAAGATGCTTCAACTCCTGAATATGAGATCCCTGCTAATTGGAAAAAACTGCAGCAGGACTACACATCCTCTCTAGGGAACACTGAACCAGAAGACAAACCCAACCCTTCTTTTAGAAGGACTGATAGTACCCAAACACTGAAGAAACTATTGGATGGGTATTGTCCAGTAGTTGGAAGCAAGACCCCTCTGGGTCACAGGGAAGGAGCACCCAACTCAAATAGGGCCACTCCTCTGAGTACTGCACTAGTTTTACCTTCTCATGAGCAAGGCAACATCCAGCAGACTCCGCTACCAAACGGAGCAAGGAAACGATCATCGGACAACCCAGATGGGCTTCTCAGTGGCATGAGGAAATTTTTGGATGGAACAAGGAAGCTTTTATGTAGAGGGAACAATCTTCCAAAAGATCAATTTCCAGAAGGAGCCAAGTGGACCAGCCAACTTCCAAACATAAAGAGCTCACCCCAGAGGGGGATGAGGCCATTGCATGGTGGTGGAAGTCATCTTCTGCATGGAAACAACTTGTTTTTAGACAATCCCAGCAAGCCCAAAGTGGAGAGGAACCTGGGCATGGGCCAAGGAGCTCCACCGCCTCTCTCAAGAGGAGGCTATTGGACACGAAGGGGAATGACATCTCATCTTCCAGATATTTCAAGCAGGCTCCTGGGCTCCGTAAATAGGCTTCCAGGCAGGGGCTTCTCTCCCTTGACTCCCCATTCCAGCTCTTTCTATAACTCCTAA